From the genome of Oryza glaberrima chromosome 1, OglaRS2, whole genome shotgun sequence:
GAACAAACCTCCTGTCGACGCCTGGACAGATTAGTTAGAACGTAATCCTAATTCAGTAATTCCTAACTCGACATCAGCATCAAGACATTGACACAACCCAAAAGCACACAGAGATAGCCACAGGATTCGCTCCACAGTGAATCCGGACCGTCCAGCCAGGGCACCGCCCGGATCCAATCACCGCCCTCCACGTGGCAAATCTCGCTTCGACTCGACAGCTTAACAGCTTTTCCTCCCTCGTGAAGAGAGCTCCGATTCCGAAACGGCTAAAACCGCTTTCACACTGCCTCTTTCGCGCAGATCCATACAAAACCACcggaaaatttttcaaatcccGAAGCGGATTCGCGCACGGAAACCCACAGTCGATTCTCCGGCGAGAGGATTGtttcggcggcgaggtcgggggCATGGGGAACAGCATATACAGGTTCCTGTGCGGCctctgctcgccgtcgccggagtacCAGCCGCACGGCGCGCAccccgccgtcgcggcgctTGGCCGGGACATCCAGCAGTTCGAGGCCACCTCGCAGGTGAGGGCGTGAGGCTGAAGCTGATGAATTTCGATTTTGCGATGCGTCGGCGTCGTGAGGTGAtgggattttatttttcttggggggtttaatttggtttgttttgaatttttaagGTTCCGGATGGGCTGAGCCGGCATGTAGTCTCCTCCAAGAAAGCGCAGGCTAATTGGTGCGTAATTCAATTCCTCCTACTTGTGTTTTCTTCCTCCTTGTTTCGAGCTGGAAATGGATCAGAGCCGATGAGCTTTGTCGTAATCGCGAGGGATTGGGcgtgtgaaaattttgaaagcGACGTGTTCAAGAGGAAAataactcttcttttttttttttgaaaaaacaaagttcatttctttcttttggaaAAGTgaatttcctttctttttcaagcaagaagaaaggaAACAAAATCTATCATTCGCTGATTTTGGTGGCGGAATTGTGGTTCAGTCGAGGGGTATCGAGATAACTTTACTAAACTGAACCGAAATAATTGAGTGAAGCTTAATCAAGGCAACGGAGAATTCGGTAAATTAATTTAGAGTCATAAATGCTTGCAGTAATTGTCATTAGCCAGTAGGCAGTTAGGCACGGTAGGATTTCCTCAAACCGCTGCCATGATGCTAATACTACTGTGATAAAAATTTCTGGTGCTCATGAAAGGTACAAGAAGCTGATAGTGACATGGAAGAAAGCCAGGCCGGCGCCGAGGACGCCGGAGGAAGCCGCGCGGCTCGTCGTCACCACGCTGAAGAATCATCAGAAAGCAGACGTCGAGGTATATATCAAAGATTCAAACTTCCAAGGCGCCTGAATTCTGAAAGTCTGAACAATCGATGCCTGTTTATGCTTGTCCAGGGATTCTTGGTTTTCTATGGCCTTCCAATTCCAAacgcagcagcaacagcaagtaCCCCTGCGCCTCACACTGCACACGTCCCAAAACCACAAGGTTGCAAGTTTGAGCTGCACACTCTCCCGGTGAGACTCATGACTACTTTCTGATCTCTGAattttcctcgcaaaaaaacaaatatcatcTGAATTTTTCATGCCAAGAAAGGCTCTTGGGCTAACAAATGCACCTGCTAGTTTCTTAGGTCGATGCAAAGGCCGTGGCCGACGGAGACACGATCACCGTGTACATTGACACGGCCGATCCTCGGGAGTCCGGCAATGTTCCCCGTGAAATTCAGAAAGCGGCGGCCGAACGGACAAGGGCGCGCGCGGCCAGGGATTACCAGAAGGCCGACGGGTTGCAGAAGATGATAGCTGATGCAGGATATAGGTCATCACCTTGCACTTCACATCGATCAATCAGttttttgttaaattttcaGAGATGGTTCATGGTTCAGGCTGTGTGACAATTCTGAACTTCTCAATGCAGGCAAGTTCCTAACGCGAGAGGCGAGGAAGTCCTCGCAAAGAAGTACAGGATCAGGCTAAGGTCCGTGTGCTACTATCTCTTGATCACTCGATCAATGAGAAAATGATTCTGCCATTTTTCATCTTCTCAAGTTTGAGGTGGTTGTATGAAATGAATTGAAAAATGCAGGGGGATTGATGCGCCGGAGAGCGCCATGCCGTACGGCAAGGAGGCAAAAGAGGCGCTTCTGAAAATGGTGCAGGGAAAGAGCCTGAAGGTCTATGTGTATGATGAGGACCGGTATGGTAGATGCGTCGGAGATATCTACAGCGATGGGGTGTTTGTTCAGGTAATCATGCAGTGAAATCAATTTCATCGTTAGAACACTTTTGCTCTTGTTGAATTGCAAACGGCACATTGTGCACCAATGGGAGAAGCTTAGAAAGTACTACTGCGATAGTTTGTGCCATGTGCCATTTCGCTTGCAGTTGTTATACTGCAGTTTTGTTTAATGGAGTGTTACTTAGGATCATGAAAGTTCAGGTGTTTAACTGGAATATGAAGGAAAGTTAATTCGttcttttaaaacttttgcttCCGCGTTCTGCAAGGAACTGTGAAAATATTTCATCACATGACACGTACTGAAAAAGTTTATCTTTTCCTGAAGCCTATCTTTCTTCCATACTTATACAAGGTATATAATTTGCCTCTTGCTTTCTGAACAGGAGCAAATGTTGAAAAAAGGATGTGCATGGCACTATACTGCCTATGACCAACGACCAGAGCTGGCCAAGGTACATTGAAACCATACAGCTACACAGATCACTTGAGTGAAAAGCACCATGAACATTCATGTTGTTCTGTATCATATTTCTAAATGAGAGCCTTTGATTTTTCAATCTATCAGTGGGAGAAACAGGCGCAATCTGGCAGGAAGGGCTTGTGGGCGGCGTCAAGGCCACAGAAGCCATGGGAATGGAGGAGGGACAAGCGCAATGGTACAGCATGAACATGAACCATGAACAACAGATGATTGATTTATAATATTAGCTCTTTCAGACTTGTAGCCCGGAGCAATATATGCTTTACACCACAGTAGAAGTGTAGATCGTGTAGTGTGTACACTAGTACATCGGCAGAGGGGTTGTCAAGGAAGAAAAGGGCGTTGATTGGTGTGTGTACTATAATTGATTAAGTGCATATCGTGATTTGTGTGTTGTATTGTATTTGAGAATTGCATTGTTGTAAAACTGAAACTGGTAGAGGATGTCCAAGTGAATTCAATGTTGTTCAGGAACTTCATAAAGCTGAATATAAGTAATCATCTATCCCCCTTCTCTGAAAGCGCACAAATCTTAAAGCAGCATattgtaccttttttttttgccgggagcagtggcggatccagaaaatcgattcgttggtgtcataacgtgttTATCGGTGccatagtatgctaattatgcttaaatcatggtgttataatatatgaataaacAGTTTTGTTATAGGTTTTGCCGAAAGCCGTCAGTGTCTGACACCGACATTTatactgtagatccgcccctagCCGGAGAGTACTAGCTCCATCCACACATACAAATATTTTGACCATTCCATTTCTAattaaatataagggattttggggtCTCGAGAATAAAGAAACTATAACAGACATTTCATCGGTTATCATTAATTCTCGTTCGATGTGCTAGAAGTACAACAGATAATATCTCAGCTTTTTTATTACAACCTTAATTTTTGCTAAATAATcaattactacctccattttaacgtatgacaccgttgacttttttccaacgtttgactattcgtcttattaaaaaaaatgtgtaattatcatttattttattgtgacttgattcgtcatcaaatgttctttaaacatgacataaatattttttatatttgcataaaaaatttgaataaaacaaatggtcaaacactgatcgaaaagtcaacggcttcatacattaaaatacggagggagtatatctgtTAACGAAGGGAACAAACATCCAATGACTTTGTCATAAACAGACCTGAATTGGAGACAGCTCAGACAGGGAGATAGAAGCCCAAGCCTATGAACGGAGGTGCTGAGTTCATTAGACCTAAGGCCCAACAAAATCTCCAAAAAGTAGGCCCAAGAAAGGATACAGCCCATGAGCCCATGATACACATTCGAAAGAAGCCCACCAGTAACGCTCCCAGGCCGACCCAGCTCGGTTCGCACGCCACGGACGCGCGaaccccgccgcgccggcgccgcctcggcctcgccacGGCTTCCGCtcgcctgcgccggcggcgagcgggaagAGCTTGCCGCCTGGGCGCCGGGTGGCTggctggcctcctcctcctccaggtcCAGATCTGCGGGCCGGAACGGCGTGGTGCACCACGGGCTCGGGTGCTTGGTGGTGGCATGTACGCCGCTCACAGGCATCGCCGCGAGAGGGGTGCCCatgcccacggcggcggcggcggaggaggaggaggaggaggagctaaGGAGCGGCGCGGTACGTCGCCGGTGCTGTTCTGCTTTGTAGCCGCTGCTGTCCTCGTCGGAAATGCCTGCCACGGGCTGTTCCCGCAGGTATTGAGAAATGAGCGCTGAGTTCCTGACGCGTTTAAATCCACTGATTAGCTGAGTTCCCTTCCAAATTAGCACTGAAATTACAGATCTACATATATCTGAAGAAATCTgtcgatttttctttttgttgaccTGTTTATACTGTCTAAGATTGATAGTGGAACCGTTGTAGATTCAGCTGGTGAAGAAACTCCAATGTCTTGGTGTCCTAAATTCGATTTCTTGGTCGTTTTACTTTGCTGTTGCAGAAGAAGGTATCAAGCCATGGATTTAATTGGATAATGTCGTTGACGCCCAAACCTCAAGGTGTTAAGTATGAGCTGCACACGCTCCCCGTGAGGCCTCACTCTCTTTGCAATTGGCATATCCTTTAGCAATGCTGTGGTAGTTGAATGTCTGAAAAATGTGTGCTAGTTTCTTCAGGTGGATTCTAAGGCTGTAACTGACGGCGACACGATTACTGTTCACGTTGTCACAGCTGATCACCCGGGGTCTTTGAATGTGCCCCAGGAAGTTCAGAGAACAGCGGCTGACCGTGCCGAAGCACTGATGACCAAGAATTATCAGAGGGCTGATGAATTGCAGAAGATCATACTTGATGCAGGGTTTAGGTTGTTTTGCTTAGAATTCAGCACAATATTCAGTTTTCTTCACATGGTTTCTGCCTGTGACACTTCTGAAACTTTTCAGTGCAGGCAAGTTACTGACTCAAGAGGTGGACAGGTTCTCATGAAGAAATACCGGATTAGGCTAAGGTTTATCTGGCTTCTGGATTCTTGTTCGAGTGAGGTACTTCTTTCCAACTGGGCTGATATAATGTAATGAAATGTATGAAATGCAGAGGCATCGATGCACCAGAGACCTCAATGCCTTATGGCAGAGAAGCAAAGGAGGAGCTAACAATGCTGGTGCAGGGAAAGAGACTGAAGATTTCTGTGTATGGCAATGACCGGTACAGTCGATTAGTTGGAGATGTCGATTGCAATGGGGTATTCGTGCAGGTAAGAAATCACATTGCGGTCTGCTTGGGCCCTGGAGTTCTGTCCGAAAGGTCTAGCATACTGAAATGTTTGGGCCCTCTAGTCTTGTGATCACAAGTTTACAACTGTTTCATTGAGGTTCTTCCATGTACAACGAAATGTATGTATTCAGGATCATGAAATGCTTAGAGTTTTTGATAAGAGCATAAGTCAGAGCTACAGACACAAGCTTTGATATAAATCCTGCAAGAAAATTTCTGAATTTCCTGTGCTGAAGAAGACACATGCTTTCTAGCACTGATTTTAGAGAGTTATTAGTGACATTTTGAATACGAAATATATTAAGcttattctttatttttcaaAAGGAACACATGCTGAAGAAAGGGCTTGCATGGCACTACATTGCCTATGATCAACGACCGGAGCTTGCCAGGGTAAGCAATGCATTGTCCAGTACTAAGTATGGAACACCTGACAGCTCAAGTTTACTTGACTGAAGACCATGCTCTGAACATTTTCTTCAAGCATAAACACGAGTTACTGACAGACATAAATTTTCAGTGGGAGAATCAGGCAAAAGCGAGTCAAATTGGTTTATGGTCTTTGCCGAACCCTGACAAACCATGGGAATGGAGGAAGGAGAAGCGCATCAGGAATTCAAGACAGGGTAAAATCAGCCGTGGATTTCAGTtgatttaggccctgtttggcacagctccagctccagctccagccccacccctcctggagctggagctcagccaaacagtttcagcttcacCAAAACTGGGAAtagagttgggtggagctctctcacaaaatgtactagagttgtggagctgggtttaggcagctccacaactccactccagactcaactcctggagttatatttaggagttggagttgtaccaaacaggcccttactcTGCAATCTTCTAGCCCAGAGGCCAGAGCAATGGTTCTGTAGAATCTGTAGCTTGTGCCGTGTATACCTGGAAATTTTACTAGCTGTTGTAAGGCAAATTAGCAGTGTTGATTGAGTGTAACCTGTAAGTTGTAAGCTCCGACTTGGGATGAGGATTTGTTGCATTCGACTGTTGTAATTCCTGTAACATGGGACTTGACTGGTCGTTATAAACCTGTAATGGATATCGTGTTGATTAAACCAAAGGCATATGATTAAGTGAGGAAGTGTCAAACATGAGCCAAGCAATGTAGTTGCACATGAAACTGTTGAAGAACCAGAGATTTTAGGgcttttcatcgtagtttattttccaATATTGGCTCTTATATCGTgaataatacaaatataaaagttttactcataaattatttttattgcttcgtttatttttctatgactTATCGGTTGTAGCTCAACCAATCAGATGCCGTTGTGATGTCGGTTTACGGAAAATTTTCACATGTCCCATCTTTCATCGAGATAAAAGAACACCATGAGAACCGTGCCTAGCTCGGTTGGTATGGGTTGATTGCTTTCGCCCAGCAGACCCAGGTTTGACCTCTCGACCTGCTCATATTCCACCTGGATTAAAGAAGGATTGGAAAAATATGTGGCTTCTCGTATCTTAATACCATCGGATGGCTAGCTCTTTCTAGCcatcccaactttttttttatataaaagaacACCACATAATCAAATGCCTCAAATTCACCATCATCCAAGGTGCCCTTCAAATTTACTAGACTGAATTGCACTACTTTGAACCGCATTTTATTACCAAACTTTCAGTTTGGACTACTCCTATataatcttttcactttgaatTAGGTATTTTTACCTTTTGcatcactttggaccacccaaCACACTTATTCATCTACATCCAACATGCCTATATCAAAAGTATGGTCTACATAAAGCTTCAAAACTTTATCAATATGCAAGAAACCGACATAATCTAGATCATTGATGTATTTGAAAAAAGAGTCAAGTGACTTACCTCGATCGTGTGTTCGCTCGGTAGACATGACACCGTGTATTGTCGCCACATGGATGGACtgccctctcccctctccatgGCAATTCGCTTCAGGATTGGTGGCCATCTTCTAGGGCTTGCTTACCCGAGCATCTTCGCTTAGGCTTCGACTCCTTGGTTCTCCTGGTCTCTTGGCAACTGTGGAAGGAGTGGAACTCCAGGGTTTTTGACTCGGCACTATCCTCGGTCTCTGTGCTTTTTGAGCCCATTCACTCGGAAGGCCATCTGTGGTCTTCTGCGGGCATTGCTGCTTTGGGGATTTGCTGGGAGTGTAGTGTGCTCCGCCCCCTCCCTCTTGTACGTTGGAGTAGTCTTTTCGCAGTACTAGTTCTTTTTCCCTCCTCTCTAGTATAGGCCTGCCTGCctgattgcgttgtgtaacaaatctccttttcttctaatatattgacgtgcaattcttTTACGCGTTCGAAAAAAAAGTAAGGTGGCCTAAAGTACAACAATGGTAAATTatctagtttataaaataaaaacattagttGGAATGGTGGTTCAAACTTCACAGTGAAACTTTGGCATTGTAATAAAAATTGGCCAAACTGTAATTTACTCAATTTATTACTTCTACAAACGGACGGCTACGATGCATCGCGTTAGAATTCACGGAGAAATCCCAGCCTGCAGCTGCAGGTGGTTAGGTTACCCGTTcagccgtcctcctcctcctcctcctccgccgccgccgtcgccggcggcgggtctGCGTTTACTCCTCCAAACCCGTCTCGCGTTTCATTCG
Proteins encoded in this window:
- the LOC127762782 gene encoding probable staphylococcal-like nuclease CAN1, which produces MGNSIYRFLCGLCSPSPEYQPHGAHPAVAALGRDIQQFEATSQVPDGLSRHVVSSKKAQANWYKKLIVTWKKARPAPRTPEEAARLVVTTLKNHQKADVEGFLVFYGLPIPNAAATASTPAPHTAHVPKPQGCKFELHTLPVDAKAVADGDTITVYIDTADPRESGNVPREIQKAAAERTRARAARDYQKADGLQKMIADAGYRQVPNARGEEVLAKKYRIRLRGIDAPESAMPYGKEAKEALLKMVQGKSLKVYVYDEDRYGRCVGDIYSDGVFVQEQMLKKGCAWHYTAYDQRPELAKWEKQAQSGRKGLWAASRPQKPWEWRRDKRNGTA
- the LOC127767601 gene encoding uncharacterized protein LOC127767601, whose protein sequence is MNGGAEFIRPKAQQNLQKVGPRKDTAHEPMIHIRKKPTSNAPRPTQLGSHATDARTPPRRRRLGLATASARLRRRRAGRACRLGAGWLAGLLLLQVQICGPERRGAPRARVLGGGMYAAHRHRRERGAHAHGGGGGGGGGGGAKERRGTSPVLFCFVAAAVLVGNACHGLFPQKKVSSHGFNWIMSLTPKPQGVKYELHTLPFLQVDSKAVTDGDTITVHVVTADHPGSLNVPQEVQRTAADRAEALMTKNYQRADELQKIILDAGFRQVTDSRGGQVLMKKYRIRLRGIDAPETSMPYGREAKEELTMLVQGKRLKISVYGNDRYSRLVGDVDCNGVFVQEHMLKKGLAWHYIAYDQRPELARWENQAKASQIGLWSLPNPDKPWEWRKEKRIRNSRQGKISRGFQLI